In a genomic window of Rhodovulum sp. P5:
- a CDS encoding GDP-mannose 4,6-dehydratase gives MTRVFITGTAGFIGYHLAELLLSEGFSVHGFDGFTDYYDITLKRRRETNLLQHEHYASTEAMLEDDDALSRAIDTFEPDMIVHLAAQAGVRYSLENPRAYVDANLIGTFNVMEAARRHAVKHLLMASTSSVYGANTEMPFTETDKADTPLTIYAATKKATEAMGHAYAHLHDIPTTMFRFFTVYGPWGRPDMAPIKFALRIAKGEPIDIYNHGEMWRDFTYVTDLVRGIRLLMDAVPERPADGIVPEGDSLSPVAPFRVVNIGNSDKVKLLDFIEALEGELGHPAIRNYMEMQPGDVPATWADATLLQRLTGYRPETDFREGVARFVAWFRDYYGH, from the coding sequence ATGACGCGTGTGTTCATCACCGGCACCGCCGGCTTCATCGGCTACCATCTTGCGGAGCTTCTGCTGTCGGAGGGGTTTTCCGTCCACGGGTTCGACGGCTTTACCGACTACTACGACATCACGTTGAAGCGCCGTCGCGAAACGAACCTGCTGCAGCACGAACACTACGCGTCGACCGAGGCGATGCTGGAAGACGATGACGCACTTTCCCGTGCCATCGATACGTTCGAACCGGACATGATCGTTCACCTCGCCGCACAGGCGGGCGTGCGCTATTCGCTGGAAAACCCGCGGGCCTATGTCGATGCCAACCTCATCGGCACGTTCAACGTGATGGAAGCCGCGCGGCGCCATGCAGTGAAGCATCTTCTGATGGCGTCCACCTCATCCGTCTACGGCGCCAACACCGAGATGCCCTTTACCGAGACCGACAAGGCCGATACGCCGCTGACGATCTACGCCGCCACCAAGAAGGCGACAGAGGCGATGGGGCACGCCTATGCCCATCTGCACGACATTCCCACGACCATGTTCCGGTTCTTCACCGTCTACGGGCCGTGGGGACGGCCGGACATGGCGCCGATCAAGTTCGCCCTGCGGATCGCCAAGGGGGAGCCGATCGATATCTATAACCACGGCGAGATGTGGCGCGACTTTACCTATGTCACCGATCTGGTGCGCGGGATCCGCCTGCTGATGGATGCCGTCCCCGAACGGCCCGCGGACGGCATCGTGCCCGAGGGCGACAGCCTGAGCCCCGTGGCGCCCTTCCGCGTGGTGAATATCGGCAATTCCGACAAGGTAAAGCTGCTGGACTTCATCGAGGCGCTGGAAGGCGAACTGGGCCATCCGGCCATCCGCAACTACATGGAAATGCAGCCGGGCGACGTGCCGGCCACATGGGCCGATGCGACGCTCTTGCAGCGGCTCACCGGATATCGCCCGGAAACCGACTTCCGTGAAGGCGTGGCGCGTTTCGTGGCCTGGTTCCGCGACTACTACGGGCACTGA